A region of the Silene latifolia isolate original U9 population chromosome 9, ASM4854445v1, whole genome shotgun sequence genome:
CTTTAATCCAAAACAACATACGGAGTATAAAATATACAAGTTCCAAACTACAGTACAGCAGCTAATACTTATGTTTATAGAACCACAAGCACATATATACTTTTCTCAACTATGCTACCCAAAACTGTCACCAACAGAAACTTGGTTTACAAAAAGTGCGCCGAGCTGTCCCTGTGGCACTAGCCAAATCGTTCTTTTACCCAGCCCTTCCCTATCGCCCCTTGTCCCCTATCTTACATTTTATGCTTCTATATACAATATTTTATTAagtacaactttttttttttttttttgaaaaaacgaTGTGCCTCATCTCCATAAGAGTGCACTTTTGTTTCACAGCTGTCGCCCCAGCCCCTTCTCACCTCTCACTTTTGTGCGCTTCATGTTTTTCAAATCTATGAATCACAAATTCAAAACTTGCTTGATTAAAAAAAACTTAATCAAAAGGAAAGTGCATAACTCACCTGGAAAACTTCGACGTGGAATTTAGAGGAGATTTCGCTAATACAAGTCTTTGCAAACGGGGTTAAGTTCGTTTGAACTACCAAAATAGCTCTAGTAACATTCTCATTTTTCATGATATTCGTGTAATTCTTTATTGTTTTAACCCCAACCTTCGGCTCCTCAGGAAAGAACACATATATCTGCAACAAAGCAAATGTAAAGTAAGCAAAGACTCACAGCCCAATAAAAAAGTTGTATGATGAATAACTTCATAAAATCCCAACTCTCAGCTTCAatataaaagataaacaaataagatAATCCGAATTATACTTGATGTAGACGATATAACTTATCAACATAGATAATATGGAGTATATGATAAAACGAAAAACCTGATCAGAGCTGTCATTTCGTCGAGTCTTTTGAATCGAAAGGGCATCCCTCTTCAAGTAATCACCGTATTTCTCCATGAACTGATGCTTCGTCATGTTGAGCTCATAGTCGGAGACAATATAAGCTCTGTCATTTAGCATCTGCATTATTGTCCTTTGAATTCTGTATAATCTAGTTGTCTCTTCATCGGAGGTGACCATTTCTCCAACGCCTGCCAAAACAATTCTGTATCAATCGGACTATAAAGCCCAAACTATTCTGCAATTACTTTATTCTTGTTGTTGGGAGTAAGGTTGCCTAATACGATAATAGGCCACAACCGACTCACAATACGTTTACTCACatccgtctcggtcatttgtttacctttggttttgtAACAAAGACCAAAGAAAAGAGAGGGGACCATCTGTGGCAATTGTTAGTGGATGACAAGTGGACATCATGGAATGCGTAAGATCAAATTACCTATAAAAAACTTACCTAATAtagaaaagtaaacaaatgaatgagacaccctaaaatagaataggtaaataaatgactgTGATGGAATGCACTCAAACCAATCACAATTAGCATTTCATTGAGGTTGGGAGCTTGAACATTGTTACATTCGCAAAATTTTGCTACAACAATTAAATCACTTAATAAAGAATACAAAACGGATTATAAACTAATCAAATTTATTTTTAACCATTCAATGTCTCAATTTTTACATATTCACCAAATGTACAGCTTGACACAGCACTAGGCAGTAACCATAACCAGTTTAACAATCTTCAATAAACTATTCATAATACCTTCAAACTACCCCATCCGTCCCATTCATTTGTTTTTACCTCGTATTCTTTGtcaggagtattttaatcaaaggtaaacaaacaaatgagACGGAAGTGTATACGATATAAACATAACAAGGAGCATCCAAGAAAGATTTAAAAGTCTTTTGAAAGAGCAAATAAAACCCTAACAATTAATAATTGAAAGAAAGTTTTAAACTTCCTAAAATCATGAAAAGAACCAATGAAAATATGAATTAATAAAAAAAGAAGGCAAAAGAAAAGAATATACATTACCTTAAAAAGAAAAGTCAAGTCCGTAGTCCGTAGTCCGTAGTCCGTAGTCCGTTCGAGGGAGACaaggagagagagagaaagatgaACTAAGGTAACTGTATAATGATGTCTTACAACAACATTGATTTTATTTACTTATACTAGTAGTAGAAGCTTAACTCTGAAATTAAGAAAATAATTGGGCTAGGCCCAATATTTCCGGTTTTTGGCATAGAGGATCGTTGGTTTGGACTAGGTTATTTTTCACGGAATTACTTTTTCCATAACTTTACTTTTTTCACATACATTTAactttactttttcacatacactTTGTCATTCATTTTCCTTATCATACCCTTTTCCTAAACCTAAATACTAAAATCGGATCTAATTGATTTAAAAACTTGAATAATGGATTAATTCTCTAATTAGTACAATATAATTTGTTGTTTTAACAATTATTAATATGTTTTGTTGAATTTAATAGGGTTTGTTAAttagtgaattttttttttttggtgaaatgttaaTTTCTTATATTAGATATTTTAGGAAATTGAAGTACATCACCAGAGATTTTACAACTTTGCACATTCACATCATGAAGATGTCAAATGGCTATTACTTACTACGACACACTGATACCAACTTTAGTACACCATACATTATCAACTCTATGCTTAACAGACCATAATCTCCTATTACCCACAGAACGAATGAGCTGTTTGATTTGCCCTGTGACAGACTGCGGATGAGGGAGCATCATTTCCAATCTACACTTGTTCCTGGTCCACCAGACCTGATAATAAAGAGCCAAGATTGCAGCTATGATCAGTTGCTTCTTCATAAGGGATTTCATTTTCAGCCTCCTGCACCACTCCAAAGTATCATGATCAGGTATATCAACACCCAACCATTCCCCCAACCCCTGCAGACATCTGTTACTGAAGGGACATAAGAAGAATAGATGTTCTCTTGTCTCATTAGAGCTGCTACAGATATCACAAGTGCCATCAATAAGCAGACCATGTTTGATTAATCTATCCTTAGTCAAGAGTCGTTCCTTAGCATACAACCAGGCTATGAAGTTATGCTTAGGTAAAGCTAGCCTGTTCCAGACCACAGGGTGCCATAGAGTCTTCTCAGGATCTCCCATGAGCCATTGGTAACCTACAGCAGTAGTGTACCTCCCATTATTAGATCCCCAGATTCCATTCACATACCCTCCTTTTATCTGATCCTTGACCTTGCAAATTTGCCTCCAAGTCCAACTTGAGTTAGTAGTAGCTTGGTAACTAAACCAGTCTTGTTGCTTGATATACAGATGACTAACCCATTTTATCCATAAATGGTCAGCCTTACAGGCTAACCACCACGTATATTTAGCAATCATAGCCACATTCCAGACCTGACTGTTAACAATGCCTAGTCCACCTGCAGCTTTATCTCTGCAAATACTTTCCCACGACACAGGGGGAGCTTTAGTATAGTTATCATCCCCTCCCCAAAGATAGTTTCTGGAAATACTGATGATTTTCTTAATTATCCCCTGAGGTATAACAAAGATCCTGGCCCAATAAGAGTGCAATTGGGAAAGGACAGAATTAACCAATACAAGACCACCAGCATAACTCAACTTCCTTGCCCCCCATCCTCTGA
Encoded here:
- the LOC141599477 gene encoding DNA-directed RNA polymerases II and IV subunit 5A-like — encoded protein: MVTSDEETTRLYRIQRTIMQMLNDRAYIVSDYELNMTKHQFMEKYGDYLKRDALSIQKTRRNDSSDQIYVFFPEEPKVGVKTIKNYTNIMKNENVTRAILVVQTNLTPFAKTCISEISSKFHVEVFQEAELLVNIKEHVLVPEHQLLTDEEKKTLLQRYTVKETQLPRIQMNDPIARYYGLKRGQVVKIIRPSETAGRYVTYRYVV